From the genome of Oryza glaberrima chromosome 1, OglaRS2, whole genome shotgun sequence:
aattataaattaaaaaaagagaatctaaattcaatataggaatacaatttagaagtaactaaaattcgaaattaaaaattaaagaatattaaaagataagtttagagtccacatagaaatacaattagaaataataaaaaattaagaattaaaaataaataatattggaagaagagcctagagtttatatagaaatataatttacagataacgaaaattcggaattaaaaaaagaaatattgaaagacgagtctagagtccatataggaatataatttacaaacaaataacgaaaattcggaattaaaaataaataaatattgaaagacgagtctagagtccatataggaatataatttacaaataactaaaatttgatattaaaaataattaataactaacacgtatataaaatacaatataaatattacacaatatattatacattagtagtttcgtaaagttagtacaaaatttagaattatgttatcattttaatatatttgaaaattatattaagaaaacatatatactattatatgagagaaaatataatgacactagccgcgcaatctgcgcgggccaccatgctagtttattTGAAAAGAACACACTATCATGGATATATAGAGCAACTGAGTAAGAAAGATATTTATCTATGTTTGTATTTAAAAATGTGACGCCACAAATAATGacaaaattattttgttatatTCCTGCCTTCTCTGCATTATCCGCGCTAGCTGCTCTCCTCTAGCTCGCTATCTTATATTCTATGCCCCTGCATCTCGATCGGCGCATGgcgtggcgcggtggcggaATATACGCACGCACCGCTCCGGTCAGTGGCCACGGAGCGTCGCCCCGTCCAGTGGAGATCACCACGGAAAGCGAACGCCGATGGCGACGACGCCCGCGCGCGCATCAACATCACGGCGGTTTCAGTGCACCGTACCCGTCCATGCATGCAGCGCGCTGTAGCTAGCCACGACGTGACGCGCTGGTTTAGCGACACGTATACTCGCTCTCCAGGACAGCTAATATGCTCTGCTAGCTCACACGTTTGTATCTCCGTCCTGTCGATCGTTGGGGATCACGTAAGATCGAAACAGTGGCGACAGCATTGAGCAGTGGCGTGACCGAGTGAGGTTTGATGAAACCTCTCCGCAGCTACCACATCAGCGgcatactagtactacttttgACGATGAAACCTCTTTTTGAAACTGCGTCCTCTTttatggggaaaaaaagaagggaacaAGGGTATCATATAGATTGAATACCGTATATTGCAGAATTGCAAGCACCAACGTAATTTCTAGTTCGGTCCATAGCTTCGATAAACGATCGAACACCATCTGACCATCCGTGTATTTCAGGCACTTCTCGCACAAAAATAAAGTTTCCCACAGTTGGCGCAATTTAACCAGAGTCTGAGTTAAGCCATGAGTTTTCCAATTTTTCACAGAACACACCAACACGGTAAACCTTTTCTTAGAAAAAAGGTTAGGGCGGGCAAACGTCCTTCCTATTTTTCACAGAACGCTCCAGCGACTGGGTTTCCCCGCGCTTACGCCCTCGTTCAGATGGGTTTCCATTCCGGCCCATCAACATGTCAGCCACAAGCCCATAACCAAAACGAGCCTACAAAGCTACCAACAAATGCTGCCCACATGAGCCACGCCCGCATGGACGCATGTGGGTAGGCCACTCTCCGCTGCTTTGCACTCTGTCGATCCGTCTTTCGGAAGGCCTGAATTTTGTGGGCTTGGTGATTACTTGGGCCTAAATCAtagcgatttttttttggaaaagtcCACTTTAGGTTCCTCAGATAGGGGCCGAGCTTCGAATCACATTCCTCAACCGCAATATCACCCCTCGACTTCTAAAACCATGGCAAATTTGAGTCCCTCTGCTTTGGGCGGTTTTGGCTTGTGGTGGTGGCGTCCACGTGGTATGTTGACCTTATTTTGCGGTTGATGAATGCTATCAAAACCCGATCCctatttgagagagagagagagagagggaaaaaaaaagaaaagaaaagtgaacttattccttgttcTTTCGAGACCTGATATGTTTAGCCACATTGGTGGGGAAACTCTTTTAATCTCATTTCTTATATGTTACTcatatagttataaaaaaaataacaagatagattaatttgatatatGTCACTACACAAaatgtaaatttaaattttagttttgcaagtgaaaaaaatatgattgtgaaattaattttttttatgacatcAAATTTAAACCTGGAAGTTTGGGTGACATATCACATTTACTTTAATAAAGAAACCTTTGATATGTGAGATAGtatatgtttgtttttcaattattttcataactatttacaTGACACGACAGACGGAGGGGATATCCCTATCCCTCCAAAGTGAATCCATTTCCCACTTTGGTGAGATACTGTTCAATAGATAATGATATTTGCAGTTGCACGCTACAGTTTTGAATATTCTTCGCATCAATGTACCAAATCATTAGGCATGTGATCAGATCTTCGCGCCCGCCCTCTCCACGTCTGCGTTGGCAGcgaccgcggccgccgccttcgcatCGTCCACGTGGGCGGCGTCAGCGTAgacctcctcgtcgacgtcgtcgccggagcaCGCGCCGTGCGCGACGTCGTAGGTGGCGTGCAGCCCGACGAGCACGTAGTAGAGCAGCATGATGGCGGTGCAGACGCCGAAGCGGATGAACGCCTGCGCGCCGAGCGAGCCCATGAGGAAGAGGTTGGTGGCGATGGACAGCGACGGCAGCCACGGCACGAGCGGCACGCCCCACACCTtgggcgcgcgcgccgccggcaccAGAAGCTGGATGCCGAGCGTgcccgccgcccacgccggcACCAGCACGGTGTACCCAACCCACCGCTCCGGCGCCGCGCCCCAGTACGCCGCGATGCCCGCCGACGAGCCGATGACCACCGATAGCAACGCCACCAGCCGCCTCGCGTGCGTCCTGCTCGTCACGCCCCGCACGTAGTACCTGCGCGCGTTACAGGAAGCCATTGTTGGTTACAGAAAACTACGTGCCGAACTTGAACATGTGCACCGCCGCCGTAAGGTGGGAGAACGTGCGTACCGGCGGACGAGGAGGGCGGTGGCCAtcatcatgaagatgaagagcgTGCTGACGGAGAGGAGGCTGGAGAGCACGTCGAGGCTGGAGAAGAGGCCGAtgcaggcgccggcggcggcgatgagcaCGGTGGCGTGCACCGGCGTGCCGGTCCTGGGGTGCACCAGCGCGAACACCGGCGGGATGATGTGGCTGCGCGCGATGTGCGTGGTGTACCGAGCCTGACCGAGCGCCCCGACCAGCAGCACCGTCGTCATCCCCTTGAGCGCGCCGAGCGCCACCACGTACTGCGCCCACCGCATCCCGACGTTGCTGAACGCCACCGAGTACGCCGCGCTCCGGTCGATCGCCGTGTACGGCTGCATCATGCTCAGCACCAGCGCCATCACGCAGTAGATGGCCGTGATCACCGACATGGAGCCGAGAAGCCCGAGAGGGATGTCTCTCGACGGGTTCTTGGTCTCCTCCGCCATGGTCGCGATGTTGTCGAACCCGCCGTAGGCGAAGTAGACGATCGCCGCCGCGCGGAACACGCCCGGCACGCCGTGCGGCATGAACGGGGTCAGGTTGCTGGTCTTCGCGTGGAGGAAGCCGGCCACGATGACGAAGGCTATCACGAGGACGTGCACGGCGGAGGCGACCCAGTTGACGCGGGAGGTGCCCTTGGCGCTCAGAATGGCCAGGGTCGCCGTGACCGCGATCACCACCACCGCGATGGGGTCCAGCTCGTTGTACCCCTCGGCGAGCGACGTCTGTATGCGCAACGCGCTTGCCGGCTTGTTGATGAGCGACGCGAGGTACGACGTCCAGGAGCGCGCCACCGCGGCCGTGCCGATGATGCTCTCGAGGATGAGGTTCGCGGCGGCGATGAAGGCCGCCACGTCGCCGAGCTCGACGCGGAGGTAGGCGAAGGAGCCGCCGGCCACGGGGATCTCGACGGCGAACTCCGTGTAGCAGAACACGGACAGCATGGCGGAGAGGCCGGAGGCCACGTAGGAGAGCACGATGGCCGGGCCGGCGTGGTCGTGCGCCTCCTGGCCGGTGAGCACGAAGATCCCGGCACCGATGACGGAGCCGAACCCGAACCACGTGAGGTCCCACCACGTGAGGCAGCGGCGCATCTCGTTCTCgctgcggcggcgcagc
Proteins encoded in this window:
- the LOC127776993 gene encoding cationic amino acid transporter 5, translating into MAAVDTPEKPYEGKPAAEARSYWRWQKEDFFPEPSFASWGAYRAALAATPARFRDRFAGRSTDADELGALRRRSENEMRRCLTWWDLTWFGFGSVIGAGIFVLTGQEAHDHAGPAIVLSYVASGLSAMLSVFCYTEFAVEIPVAGGSFAYLRVELGDVAAFIAAANLILESIIGTAAVARSWTSYLASLINKPASALRIQTSLAEGYNELDPIAVVVIAVTATLAILSAKGTSRVNWVASAVHVLVIAFVIVAGFLHAKTSNLTPFMPHGVPGVFRAAAIVYFAYGGFDNIATMAEETKNPSRDIPLGLLGSMSVITAIYCVMALVLSMMQPYTAIDRSAAYSVAFSNVGMRWAQYVVALGALKGMTTVLLVGALGQARYTTHIARSHIIPPVFALVHPRTGTPVHATVLIAAAGACIGLFSSLDVLSSLLSVSTLFIFMMMATALLVRRYYVRGVTSRTHARRLVALLSVVIGSSAGIAAYWGAAPERWVGYTVLVPAWAAGTLGIQLLVPAARAPKVWGVPLVPWLPSLSIATNLFLMGSLGAQAFIRFGVCTAIMLLYYVLVGLHATYDVAHGACSGDDVDEEVYADAAHVDDAKAAAAVAANADVERAGAKI